The Roseomonas haemaphysalidis genome segment ACCTGCGCCCGGCGGAGTCCAGCCAGGCCGACTGGTCGTCCAGCCACAATCCGCAGGTCGGCACCGTGGACCTGTGCTTCGTGGTGGCGGTGGGGCCGGACGACATCGTGTCCCACCTCCGCGAATGCGGCGTGACCATCGAGGACGGGCCGGCGCCCAAGGTCGGCGCGCTCGGCCCCATCACCTCGGTGTACTGCCGCGACCCGGATGGCAACCTGATCGAGATCAGCACCTACGGGCGCTGAGGCACAGTTGGTAACATCGCTCACCACGATCTTACCCCAGCGCCGCCATATTCCGGCGCTGATCGTCGCTATATTGGGGATGCGTAAGCCCAGGAGGGTGACATGACGAAAAGCTTCCGGGCCTTGGCCCTGGCCGGTCTGACCGGCGTGGCGCTGATGGCC includes the following:
- a CDS encoding VOC family protein, whose product is MRFSVDRLDHLVITCRDEEISASWYQRVLGMEREAFGEKRRTALRFGGQKINLRPAESSQADWSSSHNPQVGTVDLCFVVAVGPDDIVSHLRECGVTIEDGPAPKVGALGPITSVYCRDPDGNLIEISTYGR